In a genomic window of Glycine max cultivar Williams 82 chromosome 13, Glycine_max_v4.0, whole genome shotgun sequence:
- the NIP1-8 gene encoding aquaporin NIP1-8, producing MSVVADNSANNGSHQVVLNVNGDAPKKCDDSANQDCVPLLQKLVAEVVGTYFLIFAGCASVVVNLDKDKVVTQPGISIVWGLTVMVLVYSVGHISGAHFNPAVTIAHATTKRFPLKQVPAYVIAQVVGATLASGTLRLIFNGKNDHFAGTLPSGSDLQSFVVEFIITFYLMFVISGVATDNRAIGELAGLAVGSTVLLNVMFAGPITGASMNPARSLGPAIVHHEYRGIWIYLVSPTLGAVAGTWAYNFIRYTNKPVREITKSASFLKGSEAE from the exons ATGTCTGTGGTGGCTGATAATTCTGCAAACAATGGAAGCCACCAAGTGGTTTTAAATGTAAACGGTGATGCCCCCAAGAAGTGTGATGACTCAGCCAACCAAGACTGTGTACCTCTTCTGCAGAag TTGGTAGCAGAGGTGGTGGGGACGTACTTCTTGATATTTGCAGGGTGTGCTTCGGTGGTGGTGAACCTTGACAAGGACAAAGTGGTAACACAACCTGGGATTTCAATTGTTTGGGGTCTCACTGTTATGGTTTTGGTTTACTCAGTTGGTCACATCTCTGGTGCTCATTTCAACCCTGCTGTCACCATTGCTCATGCTACCACCAAAAGGTTTCCACTGAAGCAG GTACCAGCTTATGTGATAGCTCAGGTCGTTGGAGCCACACTTGCTAGTGGAACTCTTAGACTTATATTCAATGGCAAGAATGACCATTTTGCAGGAACACTCCCTTCCGGTTCTGATTTGCAGTCTTTTGTGGTCGAATTCATAATCACTTTTTATCTCATGTTTGTCATTTCTGGTGTTGCCACCGATAACAGAGCG ATTGGTGAGCTGGCAGGGCTTGCAGTTGGGTCTACGGTGCTGCTAAATGTGATGTTTGCCGG GCCAATCACAGGAGCATCAATGAATCCAGCAAGAAGTTTAGGGCCTGCTATTGTGCACCATGAATACAGAGGAATATGGATATATTTGGTGTCACCAACTCTTGGAGCTGTGGCTGGTACATGGGCCTATAATTTCATCAGGTACACAAACAAGCCAGTGCGTGAAATCACCAAGAGTGCCTCTTTCCTCAAAGGTAGTGAAGCTGAGTGA